A window from bacterium encodes these proteins:
- a CDS encoding aspartate carbamoyltransferase catalytic subunit has protein sequence MPFSHNSLFGLRELSAEEITFLLDEAKAFRQILERDIKKVPTLRWLTVVNLFYEPSTRTRISFELAEKRLSADVVNFSTSTSSVLKGESLRDTVANILAMKVDMVVIRHRNVGAPQYIARATNVPVINAGDGTNEHPTQALLDLYTIREKFGYFRGLRVVILGDIRHSRVARSDIWGLTKLGASVAICAPKTLLPPYPDVFGVEVYTDINKALAGANVVYVLRLQLERQYSGFVPSLREYRMFWGLTADRVKLLDPEHIIMHPGPMNRGVEIDPEVAYSSNAVILDQVTNGVAIRMAVIYTLANKIIS, from the coding sequence ATGCCTTTTTCACATAACAGCCTATTTGGCTTAAGGGAGCTTTCGGCTGAGGAAATAACATTTTTGCTGGACGAAGCTAAAGCGTTCAGACAAATTCTTGAGCGAGACATTAAAAAAGTTCCAACGCTAAGGTGGCTCACCGTAGTAAATTTGTTTTACGAGCCATCGACGAGGACAAGAATTTCATTCGAGCTTGCCGAGAAGAGACTTTCAGCAGATGTGGTTAATTTCTCGACATCGACATCGAGCGTCCTTAAGGGTGAGTCGCTTAGGGATACGGTGGCAAACATACTTGCGATGAAGGTGGACATGGTTGTGATAAGGCACAGGAATGTTGGAGCACCCCAATATATAGCCCGCGCTACGAATGTTCCGGTTATTAATGCGGGTGATGGGACTAATGAGCATCCCACTCAAGCACTTCTTGACCTATACACTATAAGGGAGAAATTCGGCTATTTCAGAGGATTAAGAGTTGTTATCCTCGGTGATATTAGGCATTCTCGTGTAGCACGAAGCGATATCTGGGGTCTCACAAAATTGGGAGCTTCGGTGGCTATATGTGCTCCGAAAACTCTTTTGCCGCCATATCCCGATGTTTTTGGTGTAGAGGTTTACACGGATATTAACAAAGCACTTGCCGGGGCAAATGTTGTTTATGTCCTGAGGCTTCAGCTTGAAAGGCAATATTCGGGTTTTGTGCCTTCTCTGCGTGAGTACAGGATGTTTTGGGGACTTACTGCGGATAGGGTTAAACTTCTCGACCCGGAACACATTATAATGCATCCTGGACCAATGAATAGAGGTGTTGAGATTGACCCTGAAGTGGCGTATTCATCGAATGCAGTAATACTGGACCAGGTGACAAATGGAGTTGCAATAAGGATGGCAGTAATATACACTTTAGCGAATAAAATAATAAGCTGA
- the murA gene encoding UDP-N-acetylglucosamine 1-carboxyvinyltransferase encodes MDYFVIEGGRRLEGEIKVFAAKNAILPMMAAAILADGEVVLRNVPDIADVRTMSEVLIRLGAEVEFDRRTHSLFINASHISFFEAPYDLVRRMRASFLVLGPLLAKYGKARVSQPGGCAIGARPVDQHIRGFQRLGARITDEEGYTIAEADRLRGTVVYFDRPSHTGTENIMMAAVLADGTTEIVNASQEPEVVDLANMLNAMGAKIYGAGTSRIVIEGVSSLGGIDYTPLGDRLEAGTYLFGVMSTGGKVKVTGVEPKNLCIALFKMGEMGAKITTGADFIELETDTFPKPVNIVTAPFPGFPTDLQPMAMAVLTRAAGVSVVWERIFENRFIHVMELIRLGAQISISGDKATIIGTRELKGAKIMASDIRGGAGLLIAGLSAKGKTTLRRVYHIDRGYERIEERFVSLGAHIKRLSY; translated from the coding sequence ATGGATTATTTCGTCATAGAAGGTGGCAGAAGACTTGAGGGTGAGATTAAGGTTTTCGCGGCCAAAAATGCTATATTGCCCATGATGGCTGCAGCTATTCTTGCTGATGGTGAAGTAGTTTTGCGGAACGTTCCGGATATAGCGGATGTTCGCACTATGAGCGAGGTTTTGATTCGTCTTGGTGCTGAGGTTGAATTCGATAGGCGAACTCATTCGCTTTTTATAAACGCTTCACACATAAGCTTTTTTGAGGCGCCATACGACCTTGTCCGTAGGATGAGAGCAAGCTTTCTGGTTCTTGGGCCGCTGCTTGCCAAGTACGGAAAGGCAAGGGTATCCCAGCCTGGAGGATGTGCGATAGGCGCGCGACCAGTCGACCAGCATATTCGCGGCTTTCAGAGGCTTGGTGCGAGAATAACTGATGAGGAGGGTTACACTATAGCTGAAGCGGATAGGCTTAGGGGAACTGTGGTATATTTCGATAGGCCATCGCACACAGGAACGGAAAACATAATGATGGCAGCGGTGTTGGCTGATGGAACAACCGAGATAGTTAACGCATCACAGGAGCCGGAAGTGGTTGATCTTGCCAATATGCTCAATGCTATGGGGGCAAAGATATACGGCGCTGGCACATCGAGGATTGTGATTGAGGGGGTAAGCTCGCTTGGCGGAATTGATTACACACCGTTAGGAGATCGGCTCGAAGCTGGCACTTATCTTTTTGGTGTCATGTCCACCGGCGGAAAAGTGAAGGTTACCGGTGTTGAGCCGAAAAACTTGTGCATAGCACTTTTCAAAATGGGCGAGATGGGCGCAAAGATAACTACCGGAGCGGATTTTATTGAGCTTGAGACTGACACATTTCCCAAACCTGTAAATATTGTTACAGCACCTTTTCCGGGATTTCCAACAGACCTTCAGCCTATGGCTATGGCAGTTCTTACGAGAGCAGCGGGGGTTAGCGTTGTGTGGGAACGAATTTTTGAGAATAGGTTTATTCATGTCATGGAATTGATACGACTCGGTGCGCAAATATCTATATCGGGAGACAAGGCGACTATTATTGGTACCCGCGAGCTTAAGGGGGCAAAGATTATGGCATCCGATATACGAGGTGGTGCTGGATTGCTTATAGCGGGTTTATCAGCGAAGGGGAAAACAACTTTAAGAAGAGTTTACCATATCGACCGCGGATACGAGAGAATAGAGGAGAGGTTTGTCTCTTTGGGAGCACATATAAAGCGCTTATCATATTGA
- a CDS encoding ATP-binding protein, giving the protein MEWEISQTRRYRTNDKTPKKRVVSNFDIKDIFTLTILSLNKLPTSRSYFPYIKDFIANIKIPSKNKVTLYRLLWWLPDIFLKKFTYKIFFDIEPDTIVKFLNYLLLNAPAKDKETINESIKALKNYIEDKQINKIKPNIIRKTKTTQKLIITVGPAGCGKSTYIKRFYKNITVINMDSIRGWLSLDPADPLQSRLAYDYCIPILKNALQSGKSVVWDATSIKSENRKGIINLARKSNAKVKIIFFDTPLSTILKRNRKRARIVPEEAIIRQWKNIEPPHRWECDEITIAT; this is encoded by the coding sequence ATGGAATGGGAAATCTCCCAAACAAGGCGTTATAGAACTAATGACAAGACCCCTAAAAAGCGAGTGGTAAGCAACTTTGACATAAAAGATATTTTTACACTGACTATATTGTCACTAAACAAATTGCCCACTTCAAGATCATATTTTCCTTATATAAAAGATTTTATAGCTAACATAAAAATTCCTTCAAAAAATAAAGTAACCTTATATAGACTTTTATGGTGGCTACCTGATATATTCTTAAAAAAATTTACGTACAAAATATTCTTCGATATAGAACCTGACACTATAGTAAAATTTTTGAATTATTTGCTCTTAAATGCACCTGCCAAGGATAAGGAAACAATAAATGAATCAATAAAAGCCCTTAAAAATTATATCGAAGATAAACAAATTAATAAAATTAAACCAAATATTATCCGCAAAACCAAAACCACACAAAAACTTATAATAACAGTTGGACCAGCTGGCTGTGGAAAATCTACATACATAAAGCGATTCTATAAAAACATCACTGTCATAAACATGGATTCCATACGAGGATGGTTATCTCTTGACCCAGCGGATCCGTTGCAAAGCCGTCTCGCATATGATTACTGTATACCCATACTAAAAAATGCGCTACAAAGTGGCAAATCTGTGGTGTGGGACGCGACATCAATAAAATCGGAAAATAGAAAGGGAATAATAAATTTAGCAAGAAAGTCGAATGCCAAGGTGAAAATTATATTTTTCGATACACCTTTGTCAACTATACTAAAAAGGAATAGGAAAAGGGCTCGAATCGTACCTGAAGAAGCCATTATAAGGCAATGGAAAAATATTGAACCACCACATAGATGGGAATGCGATGAAATAACAATAGCAACTTAA
- a CDS encoding NAD(P)-dependent glycerol-3-phosphate dehydrogenase: MSTLNNEKISVIGAGAWGTAISIHIARLGYRVNLWVRERETLDCITNTKMNKLFLPNHIIPENVTPSNDINEIIKNSKILLWAVPTQHLRKIISDTISNIPKNAFHINLAKGIEREHNIFPYDILKEYFGENSVSVMSGPSFADEVAAGKPTVLVIASKNDNFAKKIQHMFSNESLRIYTSDDPTGVSLGGALKNIIAIAAGICDGMELGHNARAALITRGLSEIVRLGNAMNVNIKTLFGIAGVGDLILTCTSKKSRNYIFGLRIGKGEKTEDIIASMKQVAEGIYSTYGALYLAKKFNIEMPITKTVHQIIWNGKSPKQGVIELMTRPLKSEW; encoded by the coding sequence ATGTCAACTCTGAACAATGAAAAAATATCCGTCATAGGTGCCGGTGCTTGGGGAACAGCCATCTCTATCCATATAGCCCGATTAGGATATAGGGTCAATCTCTGGGTCCGAGAAAGAGAGACACTTGATTGCATAACTAACACAAAAATGAATAAATTGTTTCTACCTAATCATATAATTCCCGAGAATGTTACACCTTCAAACGATATAAACGAAATTATAAAAAACTCAAAAATTTTGCTTTGGGCTGTACCAACGCAACATCTTAGAAAAATCATATCAGATACTATTTCAAATATACCTAAAAACGCATTTCATATAAATCTCGCAAAAGGAATAGAAAGAGAACATAATATATTTCCATATGACATACTAAAAGAATATTTTGGCGAAAATAGTGTATCTGTGATGTCTGGACCAAGCTTCGCTGATGAAGTAGCTGCTGGAAAACCAACAGTGCTCGTTATAGCGTCGAAAAATGATAATTTTGCAAAAAAAATTCAACACATGTTCTCAAACGAGTCACTAAGAATCTATACGAGCGATGACCCTACCGGCGTTTCACTCGGGGGTGCATTAAAAAATATAATAGCCATTGCTGCTGGTATTTGTGATGGCATGGAACTTGGCCACAATGCACGCGCTGCGCTTATAACGAGAGGCTTATCTGAGATAGTTAGGCTTGGAAACGCAATGAATGTAAATATAAAAACCCTCTTCGGAATAGCTGGAGTAGGTGATCTCATATTAACTTGCACAAGCAAAAAAAGTAGAAATTATATATTCGGATTGCGTATAGGAAAAGGCGAAAAAACCGAAGATATCATCGCTTCAATGAAACAAGTAGCGGAGGGCATATACTCCACATATGGCGCATTATATTTAGCCAAAAAATTTAATATAGAAATGCCTATAACCAAAACTGTACATCAGATAATATGGAATGGGAAATCTCCCAAACAAGGCGTTATAGAACTAATGACAAGACCCCTAAAAAGCGAGTGGTAA
- a CDS encoding tetratricopeptide repeat protein → MKNIIYYTLFALSLLMAQSKVPEEFNEGVKYMEQGEYELAAKYFQDVINKNPKLAPAWFNLAVAYDITGQDSLAIICYQKAAKLDPEDPDPWIYLAQLYQRHDNPRLAIRAYENAISRKPNDAKLLNSLAIAYDQIGRYKDALSAINTAIKIDSEYISAKINKIIILNHMQMYDSAIYSCQKFLKKHCKDPISWTQLAYAYYKKKDYKNASEAIDSALNIYPSLGIAHYYKGLILLKKENINNAIEEIKTAINLDPYYKSMAINDPELDVLRNNKKFKAMLENVNSEQ, encoded by the coding sequence ATGAAAAATATCATATACTATACATTATTTGCCCTCTCACTTTTAATGGCACAATCAAAAGTTCCTGAGGAATTCAATGAGGGCGTTAAATATATGGAACAGGGCGAATATGAATTGGCTGCTAAATACTTCCAGGACGTAATAAACAAAAACCCAAAACTTGCACCTGCATGGTTCAATTTAGCAGTTGCCTATGACATAACAGGACAGGATTCGCTTGCTATCATATGCTACCAAAAAGCAGCAAAGCTTGACCCTGAAGACCCCGACCCATGGATATATTTAGCTCAGCTATATCAAAGGCATGATAACCCTCGACTCGCTATAAGAGCTTATGAAAATGCTATATCACGTAAACCAAATGATGCTAAACTACTTAATTCACTGGCAATTGCCTATGATCAGATTGGTCGTTATAAAGACGCATTAAGCGCGATAAACACTGCAATAAAAATTGACAGCGAGTATATAAGCGCAAAAATAAACAAAATTATTATACTGAATCACATGCAAATGTACGATTCGGCTATATATTCTTGTCAAAAATTCCTTAAAAAACACTGCAAAGACCCTATATCATGGACACAGCTCGCTTATGCATACTATAAAAAGAAGGATTACAAAAACGCATCAGAAGCTATCGATTCTGCTCTTAATATATATCCATCATTGGGCATTGCTCATTACTATAAAGGTTTAATTCTCCTTAAAAAAGAAAATATAAATAATGCAATAGAAGAAATAAAGACAGCAATAAACCTTGACCCATACTATAAATCCATGGCTATTAATGACCCTGAACTTGATGTATTGCGAAATAACAAAAAGTTCAAAGCAATGCTCGAAAATGTCAACTCTGAACAATGA
- a CDS encoding OmpA family protein, whose product MKFFGKMLLIISILYCMPSARSIKNYAPPEKVPKYILKLLHNHKYDQAINELRNILSKSRDREDSLKMLPILAKCFIAGKEWDSAAVIYKKLSEIDAHYKEWWESLYNIVIGPEYGYKPVHLPKTINSPQNEILPVISSDGKELFFIVENIKTKNQDIYYSKKDKTGRWIKRMPLTTLNTKYSDGVLGIFNNGNALLLLGQYKDDGTKTPGFSISKRINGKWSKPENIKIKGYKTKSKFVSATISNDGNVIIVALDRKEGYGNLDLYYLKRNPDGSYGPPVNLGPDINTPGNDGTPFLASDGVTLYFSSDGHPNLGNGDMFVTRRLNDSWTKWEKPKNLGKELNTIFWDAYYTIQSDGRNAYFSSSGYGTYGGTDIFYVSIPESLRPRFKLVLHGKVVDEKNNPLIANIKYFDKKTKSILANMFSDKKGLFDIPTQSNNVYSLSVTADGYDPLKMDIDLRITPADTPYTVNIVLKKKKIPPLLKQNLIHFDFDKYDIRPQDENILLGLLQILNTYPEIKVKIIGHTDSVGYRSYNKKLSIKRAEAVKNWLVAHGISEERIICEGMGEKMPIADNGTEEGMAMNRRAEIILIREEK is encoded by the coding sequence ATGAAATTTTTTGGTAAAATGCTTTTAATAATATCAATATTATACTGCATGCCCTCTGCAAGAAGTATAAAAAATTACGCGCCTCCCGAAAAAGTCCCGAAATATATACTCAAACTCTTGCATAATCATAAATACGACCAGGCTATAAATGAATTAAGAAATATTTTGTCCAAATCACGCGATAGAGAGGACTCATTAAAGATGCTTCCTATACTGGCGAAATGCTTTATTGCCGGAAAAGAATGGGATTCCGCCGCTGTAATATACAAAAAGTTATCCGAAATTGATGCACACTATAAAGAATGGTGGGAATCCTTATACAACATAGTTATAGGGCCTGAATATGGATATAAACCAGTTCATTTACCTAAAACTATCAATTCTCCCCAGAATGAAATATTACCAGTTATCTCATCCGATGGAAAAGAATTGTTCTTTATAGTAGAAAATATAAAAACTAAAAATCAGGACATATATTATTCTAAAAAGGACAAAACTGGAAGATGGATTAAACGAATGCCCTTAACTACGCTTAATACTAAATATTCTGATGGAGTTCTTGGTATTTTCAACAACGGAAACGCATTGCTTCTTCTGGGACAATACAAAGACGATGGCACTAAAACGCCTGGATTTTCGATTTCGAAAAGAATAAATGGAAAGTGGTCCAAGCCTGAAAATATAAAAATAAAAGGATATAAAACAAAAAGCAAATTTGTAAGTGCAACTATATCTAATGACGGAAATGTGATTATAGTTGCGCTGGATAGAAAGGAAGGATATGGCAATTTAGATTTATATTATCTTAAACGAAACCCTGACGGCTCATATGGTCCACCTGTAAATCTCGGTCCTGATATTAATACTCCTGGTAATGACGGTACACCTTTTTTAGCAAGTGATGGTGTCACATTATATTTTTCTTCGGATGGACATCCAAATCTTGGCAATGGTGATATGTTTGTTACCCGACGATTGAACGATAGCTGGACAAAATGGGAAAAGCCTAAAAATCTCGGGAAGGAGCTTAATACTATATTTTGGGATGCATACTATACCATCCAGTCTGATGGTCGAAATGCATACTTCTCCTCTTCCGGATACGGCACATATGGTGGGACAGATATATTCTATGTATCAATCCCCGAAAGTTTAAGACCAAGATTTAAACTCGTCTTGCATGGAAAAGTCGTAGATGAGAAAAATAATCCATTAATCGCTAACATAAAATATTTTGACAAAAAAACAAAATCTATACTCGCCAATATGTTTAGCGACAAGAAAGGTTTGTTTGACATTCCAACACAATCTAATAATGTATATTCATTATCTGTAACTGCTGATGGTTATGACCCTTTGAAAATGGATATTGATTTGAGAATCACCCCTGCTGACACCCCATATACTGTCAACATAGTTTTAAAGAAAAAGAAAATCCCACCACTGCTTAAGCAAAATCTCATTCACTTCGACTTTGACAAATATGATATACGACCTCAAGATGAAAATATATTGCTTGGGCTTCTACAAATTTTGAATACATATCCTGAAATTAAGGTAAAAATAATTGGACACACTGATTCCGTTGGTTATAGATCGTATAATAAAAAACTTTCAATAAAGCGAGCTGAGGCTGTGAAAAATTGGCTTGTGGCTCACGGTATATCGGAGGAAAGAATTATATGTGAGGGTATGGGAGAAAAAATGCCAATCGCTGACAATGGAACGGAAGAAGGAATGGCTATGAATAGAAGGGCTGAAATTATACTTATAAGGGAGGAAAAATGA